CACACAAAGCAATGATTTAAGAACATTTAGGGcgaaaatgtcaatatttgtaaaCCGGCGAAATGCCAGATTTAAatcacaaaggtaacatatGACAAATATTGTTTGAATATTCATCACGACTTCTTAGTATATACACGAAATCGTTATGTTTTCCACCGTCAAATTATACCAAATCTACACCTCGATTCGCCATATTTCAAGGAAAGGTGTTTCTAGTTATTACGTTTTACGAGTGTTGTCTGAACTTAAATTTCTGCTTTTTGATCTATCTGGTTCCGTCTTTTGTTTGCGCATGACAGTGTCTAGACTCTCTCTGAAACTCGGGGGATTTTTTCACTCTCAAGtttatttgaaaaacaaaattaacctaattgtgttgatttgtgtgtgtgtgtgtgtgtgtgtgtgtgtgtgtgtgtgtgtgtgtgtgtgtgtgtgtgtgtgtgtgtgtgcgcgcgacCTGAGTGGGTGATGCAAACAGTCTGGTGAACAGTAAGGTTAAATGAGACTACTAGTGACTgggggaaatttttaaagttgaccacattttctttcataaaatttgaaatgacattAATTTTGAAGATTATAtatgagataaaaaaaatgtcccaaAGAACTGGTGCCAATCTAGGCAGTTTCttctatttatattttgaaagttgagaCGCATTTTCTTCAGCTGCTCGCAAATGACGTTCTATTCATTATGCCTTCAATTATTTGAACTTACCTCATATGCACTTGTAGCTTTCAATTTGTAGAAGATTGGCATATATACTTCGGCACTTAATATCATAACTTCAGTGTAGGCAAGCCCAAAATAGCCAAACATTGACCCGTTGACATAGAAATCAGCCGGTGTACCAAGTATAGTGATGGCAGACATAAAACTTGCCGTTAAAGACATCGCCACAGGTATAGCGTTCATGTTACGGTTGGCAAGCAGAAATTCACCGGAGCTACGCTGCTTTCCCCCGGCGACGGCATGGTAGACGCCGATACTGATAGATATTGTAAGTGTGCAACCAAATACGATGAAGTCGGCGATTGAGAATGACGGTATTTCACCTGGAGCAGGTGTAGACATCGTAACAGATTCGGATTTGGACGTGGGATGAAATCAACCGTTCGGAGACTGAGCGTTATACACCTGTACTCACTCCAGGTAAAAGGGTGTCTCACTAAAACACGTCACTGTTCAGTCCTCGAGTAAATTTACTCTACCCGCGattttgacatcatatttacttTCTCTAGAGTAAGTATTTCTTGTCATGACGTACACTCGACCTGGATACGGAGTCGAGGTTATCAGTAGACATATCTGTCGCAGGTGCCAACGACttgtgatacaatgtatttcacaataccatgcagcttttctgtttgatacaaccacacagaaacaaacatgaaattgcatatgccacactttaATAGCAATATAGCAAGAtcacattttttgctacatttagtctaaatgaaataaaccatttaaatgtattgcaactcccactagtagaaaaaatagtacagtttacgacattttccgtactatagttcagattgagttcaattctgtacttttatgctgatgaggtggacgtttctgtactttctcattagcgcctgtctaatcggattatactcgatctgaaaaatagttcagattgcgagtcggaagtgatttgaatacatttgcatttagttcagaatatattcatgagttcacccccataaccgggcagtaaacaaatgaatattcaaatctatctcgcctgcatgtgattcaaggcgtgtacactaattgtttgacccacagaaaactaacagtaacactatttagttagttagttgtctgtgtttgaccacatgaaggcggagggggagggtgcaaaataaaagggttacacacatgtacagtgtatgatatgatgagagctacatttaatgtacatgtacatacgaactgacatgtatacgtacatgtacaactacgctagcatgtaaacgttagcaaaaactcttactactacctcagaccactaaaatactagagtggtctgagctactactacttgcaaaaagtatttacaagcatttccatgtaggtcaatgaaatatcacctatgtgggttatacttcaatagtcggtcaaacagcgtaaaggtctacattctacaatgacagacatgattgttcaactcggtgcgatctaagatgaattcacggtgtatatttggttacgtcgcctttgaattgatgatgacgactcgtccgacctagactgttctggtccagtttcaagtgaaagacagaattatcacggtgccattgattatactaactgtgatgaaactcgcccactctagtctctatgacttcattagccccaaaatgcaagaacttaataatggtattgtaaatcgaagttcatgcatgctctgactgtcgcctgttttttgttttcttacattttatacaattttgaattgttagctttgtatttcctgcattaatgttgaaaactggtctttttactgtgcgtcttcaatgcgcaggtaaaatagtgtgttaatctagcatcgtgagtacgcgctcgcttatggtttcgcataccttggactgcctgtcattcagtattgttttagcctatttatttctaaagaaaaatggtctgtaaagggactgctttagttgtcacagtgcctttgtggatttataaatcgatttatgacaagtgagtctacctatttttttcccgacccactcagtcaaggagtgcgatacaccaatcaccgtgtatttagctttgtatacagtgtatggataatagcaagtttcgggactgatcGATGAAacatcataaattgtttgttagacttattttttattcaatgtaatctgggttgattgggaattttcagatatcaggatttaaacctcggatttcaactcagaaaggctatattttttgcctcagtctgaattatattagtagaactctcaccaacgttcccaatgtgaagtgatctgaaagttggtgagaggtcctcacgttggattgcagcactgcatgttcttgccgagaagataaagaggtgtagtaattatggtttaaaactgacttttacaaacgccagtcgtgtagggtctatgattttttatgttgtggatgaatgcggcactttgatctgaacctcagaccactataatgggaacagactagaatcgctttttgttttaggtgtgaatggggctctaaacccatcttctctgtcgtgcatggttacccttcaaacctgcttcaagccgaacgttgtgcaaaacgatacttcgtgtctttacgggttttttttgcaattgtgttttagtggccagagtctgaacaagtgttcatacagtacagcaaagtcccaccaacaaaatccatagcaatagatgcaggaaaacctcagtatgggcgacggtgaaatcatggtgttaattctaaaacttttgaaagcaagaacatatgtttgtgcaacttttgtattaaaagcataccattccaacgattttgttcagaaatggtggtaggactataatccttcctacctccttccttcctacctccatagttcaaaaccgctgatcgtaactgcatggtacagcgcatctacatttatttctgagttccggagggcattatttgataagtaccccattcgtccctgtattagatcttgtatagtcataacattacaaagatatgtgattgttgtgatcatttcatttgctcattatgtattcaagtgtagtcaaattttcttaggtgtatgagcaactttacttcaccaataaattctactttctcacgagtattgtaaaataacatggctataatatgatactacacagcacgttttagacgtatttgcataacaatgtcatcttcaaattttcttgaagaattcttcatccagatactctaacatacctgcacaccaaatgtcagcccattcaatcgattagttttgcggctgtcattcatttttactttgaattcttttatttacaaaacaaatgacagtttttgaccccaaaaatgaccaaaaacagaaaattgaaaatatcttgctgtcataaacaaatatgaatagacttctcgataaaattccatttactcattgggaacatcgaacgtacaatgtcaaaaagtcgcactggcgcaaagtatcatgggaaaactttctttggcacacctcacttaggaaatatagccgcaacaaaaaagttaatactgggatcatgtctttttaaatttagcctttaccttatagaatagaagtatcaaaagtgtatgcactaacaagtatctgtggtttgtgcaaacatgccaaatcgctgatgattgttaaacaacaaaactttgcataccattgtcattaataattctacgttttacttctgaatcagttctaaacacttacgattgaaatgatcgtcaacgatacgctgatttgtagttgagggtaattaaaaatattttacaatgacgatttcgaccattagccgatggaggtgaccccaaccaaacctgtcacaagatgtaaacttgcacactttttttgtgtcaatatgtctgttctggtcagtctgttttgggaatttatggtacactcactgtcgcagttttcagccagggtcacgttattcgacgattactatttggataaacactgcaaaaaagtaacacccgtcattgttgcttagacattttcctagggtctttttcaacatgatttatagtaagaagtaactttgttgatggtgtagtcactgaatttataaccctacatcgatgacttagtaattgaacacgcaaatgaattatcatgaacactgatctacaaccgatccgaccctgggattcgatcacaattcatggcgtcgcttgccagtctatgtctatgtcttggtcacgcaaacgtgaacactctgatatctgaaacacttctttgctccagatacgcaccttttttttcatggaaaatgtcatatagtttgaagtaagctgggagaaaatattaatgagatatttgtagatttaaataagagtgaaatgatagtcaagtgattttgaaccatctccgtgtattttgctttagcgaaaacactgacaactactagtatgtgatcgcccggtcgtcaaattgcaaagaacaatgaagaacagctgaacaccttcctgtggtcatctgttcctttccgtaccgactctcaattgttttgctgcgtttacttgtataactttaataacaatagttttttaactaacaccaatgttcttccactttctttgctttcaaaatcagtcacttactgttgtagccagtcaaagacagccatcctcaactggaaacacaccatgacaacaaagatataccagaaagtcatgacgttttgaatcatatcattcggcccccaaccctgtttttgacaattaaaaaatgctctactacccatcacagccagtatcaatcaaactttttccatatattatgttccaccctaacttaacccatatgaccgccccatttataactcgtatgtccggacatgaacatgattggcttttcgctgaccaaggggtatgagaccatatgtggaagtggggataagcttatcaaatatgaccgtagttccatgtaaattaaaacttatagttatgcttatagtcgttacgttttcagtttattgtggtacccgcttgatgctttctctgaagatgccgacgggatcagtctaaaattcagttctggtgtataaactacaatgtatcacacatgtcatgactctcactatccaatccatcggctatacactggagaacacaaggactatactgactgttttctatccagcacgaaataaattgagaatacgtggaacttatatgtacatgaacagtagctccgacaactctgacaagtctctatataccccaccaggcctctttgctggagttcgcggagcgtgtgttgtcagtgctaatctcgtctagttcctatcaccgtgttcctaaacagtatcgttaccatttacacctccactcactaaacttggtttagtcatagaaaatagagaggaccctctctattgtctatggtttagttagataccaattggcatctggactagagctaatcacgagtccatcacaacgtgcatgcatcattttcggATGTCCGcattttggacattgaagtaaatgattttacatttctgagtctcattctgtatttttccactgttctatatgtggtagctactacttttggcacaattaaaaaaaaaagatgttacgaagacgaaaaaaaatataatcgagatgcacgataaacatttttggaaaaaaagtcacataaatgactgcagtatccatatttttaattggcatgattgaagactttaaaaaatgaatgatgataaaagtgagattttgcctcagtgatggtttttctatacaagcgataacatcacgataccgggtacttcacaaacattatctcactgacttcaaaaccatagtgactaaatcgtttcgtacaattagacggcatgatgttttttacgtctcgcacaagcatatacaatggtacactttaccaaattgtaatagaccatgtaaatattacattgaccgatgcagatcttgctcgcgcaggttgggtagatttatatgctacgttatgccttaggcctaaaaaaataactgtttggtttctgttacccgacccacctagtttttcactgccgacccttaactttttttacgtgttcttgaaaaactaacaaaatcgcaacaattgtgaagtctcacgagacatagtggatgcagaaactgacatcaacttaaaaagacaatataaaactgttcctccaatctgtaatggttgtacatctaatggaaagaagccaataacacagagatcatttggaaaaaatggaaaaccagaattagacactcgcacatgtataaaaataaatctacctaccccacctatttatttattttgcctaatcggaacaacacaatttttttaataggcctatttcctaactcaagcttaaattattggacccttgtgaaccaaaaatgtgcgaaaatacaacgccaaaatagtaacgctttgcacggttttcacactgagcaatacgattagatcatagacagtgaagttctccagtgtctctggttagaccgacaacaatgaaaccgttagcgggatctcagagtcatactcattcacatacaattttttatggctgttcacgttggttagcaacatctctgtctttgagtttgaatgaaatcgctgcaattccctacaggaaactgttctatggaattacatgccaggagcgctttcaatatcatagaatgttttgttgatctttttttttctttttttcttttttttttttggggggggtcgacaacttttaccaagacaaccattatattaatcattatagtaactacctagcatggctaatagccatactgaggtagaactgtagattgctaaaatgttatgggttgctggttgtacacaacctcagcatatgccacttgactttcaggcattaataggtggcagaaatagtccgcaccagggccgctctgtagtccgcataaaagggtgactaagcccagacaatattgtccagaccagatttggaggtgtgaacgcatttaaagctgactcggttctaaatcttggtgcatattcatgaggtcgacacctagaaaatgaaccatgtgtacatttcttttgtcttttgttagttaatttatgcgggtaaactgtgtcttcactaacattttccactaaaagtttcaaaattgtcttgttttttgaaggactactataataatatttcaccgcccttgctttattgtcatatcaggaaagtcaagaacttgacaaaagctattcaaaacaaagtaatcaaagttgcaaaaccaaaatgg
This Glandiceps talaboti chromosome 13, keGlaTala1.1, whole genome shotgun sequence DNA region includes the following protein-coding sequences:
- the LOC144444321 gene encoding sodium-coupled monocarboxylate transporter 1-like, with amino-acid sequence MSTPAPGEIPSFSIADFIVFGCTLTISISIGVYHAVAGGKQRSSGEFLLANRNMNAIPVAMSLTASFMSAITILGTPADFYVNGSMFGYFGLAYTEVMILSAEVYMPIFYKLKATSAYETELVYGTEEKNNAGRGT